The Musa acuminata AAA Group cultivar baxijiao chromosome BXJ1-3, Cavendish_Baxijiao_AAA, whole genome shotgun sequence genome window below encodes:
- the LOC103980041 gene encoding uncharacterized protein LOC103980041 isoform X2, whose product MRGDRVHTRTQEEGGEKLLIRIDGAIRSLVCGQVSDQTPGEHPPRESISGSLFLVLKSGMGKIKSCGNELKHPNLCYCSVGQREANCKEFVLRAAETRICCFRNISGDIARKAKEKNKFLPSFQSFRPFNLATYAVCRAKHTAAIGYPLTTRYRWNNPHQKDMICYHQKAQGKHK is encoded by the exons ATGAGGGGAGACAG GGTTCATACAAGGACACAAGAAGAGGGGGGGGAAAAACTGCTGATCAGGATCGATGGAGCAATAAG GAGTCTGGTCTGCGGTCAGGTATCCGATCAAACACCTGGCGAGCATCCCCCACGGGAGAGCATCTCCGGCAGCTTATTCTTGGTCCTGAAGTCTGGCATGGGAAAG ATCAAGTCATGTGGAAATGAGTTGAAGCACCCAAATCTCTGCTATTGCTCTGTTGGCCAAAGAGAAGCAAATTGCAAGGAATTCGTTCTTCGAGCGGCGGAGACACGAATCTGCTGCTTTCGCAACATTTCAGGTGACATTGCAAGAAAAGCAAAGGAGAAGAACAAGTTCTTGCCCTCCTTCCAATCCTTCAGACCCTTTAACCTTGCAACTTACGCTGTGTGCAG GGCGAAGCACACTGCCGCTATTGGCTATCCACTCACGACTAGATATCGATGGAACAATCCGCACCAAAAAGATATGATTTG CTACCATCAGAAGGCACAAGGAAAACACAAGTGA
- the LOC135635238 gene encoding aspartyl protease family protein 2-like — MAVTASHPLLLLLLLSLRLLAVANGASKPLAYQTLVVTPLASSKPLLSEDADDGDENLASAVESETTLSSSPSSSLHVHLSHRDSLLADTTAAEQIFLLRLDRDAARVETLSQILAVATAPPAANVTSRRGFSSKVVSGLAQGSGEYFARIGIGTPARYAYMVLDTGSDVVWLQCAPCRRCYSQSDPIFDPRSSRSYAAIPCGAPLCRRLDVAGCDTRRRSCLYQVSYGDGSITTGEFSTETLTFRRSARVPRIALGCGHDNEGLFVAAAGLLGLGRGSLSFPSQAGRRFGRMFSYCLVDRTSAGAPNRSSSVVFGGSAVPRSSARVAYTPMVRNPKVDTFYYVELMGVSVGGTRVTGVLASDLRLDPTTGRGGVIVDSGTSVTRLARPAYQALRDAFKAGVSGLKLAPGGFSLFDTCYDLSGRTEVKVPTVVLHLAGGAAVSLPAENYLIPVDTKGTFCFAFAGTDSGVSIIGNIQQQGFRVVFDAENSRVGFMPRGC, encoded by the coding sequence ATGGCGGTCACCGCGTCTCACCCgttgcttcttcttctcctcctctctctccgcCTCCTCGCCGTGGCAAATGGCGCTTCGAAGCCACTAGCGTACCAAACCCTCGTTGTCACCCCCCTCGCGAGCTCCAAACCCCTCCTCTCGGAGGACGCCGACGACGGCGACGAAAACCTCGCCTCGGCAGTGGAATCTGAGACGACTCTCtcctcttccccttcctcttctctccATGTCCACCTTTCCCACCGTGACTCCCTTCTGGCTGACACCACCGCCGCGGAGCAGATCTTTCTTCTCCGCCTCGACCGTGACGCTGCTCGAGTCGAGACACTCTCTCAGATCCTCGCAGTGGCGACGGCGCCGCCGGCTGCGAACGTGACCAGCCGACGGGGGTTCAGTAGTAAGGTGGTGTCCGGCCTTGCCCAGGGCAGCGGCGAGTACTTCGCTCGGATCGGGATTGGCACGCCCGCGAGGTACGCCTACATGGTGCTCGACACCGGTAGCGACGTCGTCTGGCTCCAGTGCGCTCCCTGCCGCCGCTGCTACTCCCAGTCCGACCCCATCTTTGACCCCCGCAGTTCCCGCTCTTACGCTGCCATCCCCTGCGGTGCCCCGCTTTGTCGCCGCCTCGATGTCGCGGGGTGCGACACCCGCCGCCGTAGCTGCCTCTACCAGGTCTCCTACGGCGACGGATCCATCACAACCGGCGAGTTCTCCACCGAGACCCTCACTTTTCGAAGAAGTGCCCGAGTGCCGCGCATCGCCCTCGGGTGCGGCCACGACAACGAGGGTCTCTTCGTCGCCGCCGCGGGTCTCCTCGGTCTCGGGCGGGGAAGCCTCTCCTTCCCGTCTCAGGCCGGCCGACGGTTCGGCCGCATGTTCTCGTACTGCCTGGTGGACCGTACCTCCGCCGGCGCGCCGAACCGGTCATCTTCGGTGGTGTTCGGCGGCTCAGCGGTGCCCAGGTCCTCCGCGCGGGTCGCGTACACGCCCATGGTGCGGAACCCCAAGGTCGACACTTTCTATTACGTCGAACTCATGGGGGTGAGCGTGGGCGGGACGCGAGTGACCGGAGTCTTGGCGTCCGACCTCCGGCTGGATCCGACGACGGGGAGGGGAGGGGTGATCGTGGACTCGGGCACATCAGTGACGCGGCTGGCGCGGCCAGCATACCAGGCTCTGCGCGACGCCTTCAAGGCCGGGGTTTCGGGCCTGAAGCTGGCGCCGGGAGGCTTCTCCCTCTTCGACACATGCTACGACCTGTCCGGGCGGACGGAGGTGAAGGTGCCGACGGTGGTGTTGCACCTCGCCGGCGGTGCGGCAGTGTCGCTGCCGGCGGAGAACTACCTCATCCCGGTGGACACCAAGGGCACCTTCTGCTTCGCCTTCGCCGGGACCGACAGCGGCGTTTCCATCATCGGCAACATACAGCAGCAAGGGTTCCGGGTGGTGTTCGACGCGGAGAATTCGAGGGTGGGGTTCATGCCGCGCGGGTGTTAG
- the LOC103980041 gene encoding uncharacterized protein LOC103980041 isoform X1: MEMKCHILRRTKIARMVFGELDAEKTIWVHTRTQEEGGEKLLIRIDGAIRSLVCGQVSDQTPGEHPPRESISGSLFLVLKSGMGKIKSCGNELKHPNLCYCSVGQREANCKEFVLRAAETRICCFRNISGDIARKAKEKNKFLPSFQSFRPFNLATYAVCRAKHTAAIGYPLTTRYRWNNPHQKDMICYHQKAQGKHK, translated from the exons ATGGAGATGAAGTGCCATATTCTGAGGAGAACAAAGATAGCGAGGATGGTGTTTGGTGAACTCGACGCAGAGAAGACGATTTG GGTTCATACAAGGACACAAGAAGAGGGGGGGGAAAAACTGCTGATCAGGATCGATGGAGCAATAAG GAGTCTGGTCTGCGGTCAGGTATCCGATCAAACACCTGGCGAGCATCCCCCACGGGAGAGCATCTCCGGCAGCTTATTCTTGGTCCTGAAGTCTGGCATGGGAAAG ATCAAGTCATGTGGAAATGAGTTGAAGCACCCAAATCTCTGCTATTGCTCTGTTGGCCAAAGAGAAGCAAATTGCAAGGAATTCGTTCTTCGAGCGGCGGAGACACGAATCTGCTGCTTTCGCAACATTTCAGGTGACATTGCAAGAAAAGCAAAGGAGAAGAACAAGTTCTTGCCCTCCTTCCAATCCTTCAGACCCTTTAACCTTGCAACTTACGCTGTGTGCAG GGCGAAGCACACTGCCGCTATTGGCTATCCACTCACGACTAGATATCGATGGAACAATCCGCACCAAAAAGATATGATTTG CTACCATCAGAAGGCACAAGGAAAACACAAGTGA
- the LOC103980041 gene encoding uncharacterized protein LOC103980041 isoform X4, translating to MEMKCHILRRTKIARMVFGELDAEKTIWVHTRTQEEGGEKLLIRIDGAIRSLVCGQVSDQTPGEHPPRESISGSLFLVLKSGMGKIKSCGNELKHPNLCYCSVGQREANCKEFVLRAAETRICCFRNISGRSTLPLLAIHSRLDIDGTIRTKKI from the exons ATGGAGATGAAGTGCCATATTCTGAGGAGAACAAAGATAGCGAGGATGGTGTTTGGTGAACTCGACGCAGAGAAGACGATTTG GGTTCATACAAGGACACAAGAAGAGGGGGGGGAAAAACTGCTGATCAGGATCGATGGAGCAATAAG GAGTCTGGTCTGCGGTCAGGTATCCGATCAAACACCTGGCGAGCATCCCCCACGGGAGAGCATCTCCGGCAGCTTATTCTTGGTCCTGAAGTCTGGCATGGGAAAG ATCAAGTCATGTGGAAATGAGTTGAAGCACCCAAATCTCTGCTATTGCTCTGTTGGCCAAAGAGAAGCAAATTGCAAGGAATTCGTTCTTCGAGCGGCGGAGACACGAATCTGCTGCTTTCGCAACATTTCAG GGCGAAGCACACTGCCGCTATTGGCTATCCACTCACGACTAGATATCGATGGAACAATCCGCACCAAAAAGATATGA
- the LOC103980041 gene encoding uncharacterized protein LOC103980041 isoform X3: MEMKCHILRRTKIARMVFGELDAEKTIWVHTRTQEEGGEKLLIRIDGAIRSLVCGQVSDQTPGEHPPRESISGSLFLVLKSGMGKIKSCGNELKHPNLCYCSVGQREANCKEFVLRAAETRICCFRNISGISRFEKALVRIRQCNTISSIRFRFFGEAHCRYWLSTHD, encoded by the exons ATGGAGATGAAGTGCCATATTCTGAGGAGAACAAAGATAGCGAGGATGGTGTTTGGTGAACTCGACGCAGAGAAGACGATTTG GGTTCATACAAGGACACAAGAAGAGGGGGGGGAAAAACTGCTGATCAGGATCGATGGAGCAATAAG GAGTCTGGTCTGCGGTCAGGTATCCGATCAAACACCTGGCGAGCATCCCCCACGGGAGAGCATCTCCGGCAGCTTATTCTTGGTCCTGAAGTCTGGCATGGGAAAG ATCAAGTCATGTGGAAATGAGTTGAAGCACCCAAATCTCTGCTATTGCTCTGTTGGCCAAAGAGAAGCAAATTGCAAGGAATTCGTTCTTCGAGCGGCGGAGACACGAATCTGCTGCTTTCGCAACATTTCAG GTATATCTCGCTTTGAGAAAGCACTTGTGAGGATTCGGCAGTGCAACACCATATCATCGATTAGATTTAGATTCTTT GGCGAAGCACACTGCCGCTATTGGCTATCCACTCACGACTAG